The Formosa sp. Hel1_33_131 genome window below encodes:
- a CDS encoding OstA-like protein: MKHKSIYYLVCILLFLGSILHAQERRRIEIEYAPFMTFDESNPDATILTRNNSKQVHIKHEGIELWCDEAIYYGKQDFIEAYGKVHVKQGDTINMTSKYVEYSGNTQLAFASGTVVLTDPNSEITTDTLYFDRVKQQAFYRSSGKVVRDTTGTITSTIGRYYMKSKKYQFVNNVKLVNPEYVIESKQLDFYTLSGFAFLFGPTTITSETSVIYCERGFYDTQKDTGYFVKNSKINYDERIVEGDSIYFDRNKKFASATNNITITDTLNNTIVKSHYAEVFREKDSVFVTKRALAITLQENDSIFVHSDTLMVTGKPEKRITRGYYNAKIYKSDLSGKADSIHMNQETGLTQLINLDKNTANDPFYKVQHPILWNLKNQITGDSIHLISNSKTESIDSLKVFNNAFIISKDSLGDGYNQISGQKLFGLFKNNSLSTIDIIKNAESIYYLRNEDNELVGIDKSKSGSIKVWITENTIDEMRKYNQIGGKTHPEIEFPENEKILKGFHWRDSERPTSVEDLFKDDPPLVLPTIKGLDAYVPQKEFFDPKLLERVKKARPNPTKSLDTTVKPKNKAARKLPKKFLNKPKKLKKPIKKN, translated from the coding sequence TTGAAACATAAAAGCATTTATTACTTAGTATGCATTCTATTATTTTTAGGATCCATATTGCATGCACAAGAGCGACGCAGAATCGAAATTGAATATGCGCCATTTATGACATTTGACGAATCGAATCCAGATGCGACCATTCTTACTAGAAACAATTCAAAACAAGTACACATCAAACATGAAGGTATTGAATTGTGGTGCGATGAGGCCATCTATTATGGGAAGCAAGATTTTATAGAAGCCTACGGAAAAGTTCATGTCAAGCAAGGCGATACGATTAACATGACTTCAAAATATGTTGAATACAGCGGGAATACACAACTGGCATTTGCGAGTGGCACCGTTGTTTTAACAGATCCGAATTCCGAGATCACTACCGATACTTTATACTTTGACAGAGTCAAACAACAAGCATTTTACAGAAGTTCAGGGAAGGTCGTCCGAGATACCACAGGAACGATTACGAGTACGATTGGACGTTATTACATGAAGTCCAAAAAATACCAGTTTGTAAATAATGTCAAACTTGTAAATCCAGAATACGTCATTGAATCCAAACAACTTGATTTTTATACACTATCGGGTTTTGCGTTTTTATTTGGTCCCACGACGATTACCAGTGAAACCAGTGTTATTTATTGCGAACGCGGATTTTATGACACTCAAAAAGACACCGGTTATTTTGTGAAGAACTCTAAAATAAATTATGACGAGCGCATTGTTGAAGGCGATAGTATCTATTTTGATCGCAATAAAAAATTCGCGTCAGCAACCAATAATATTACCATCACAGATACGCTGAATAACACCATCGTTAAAAGTCATTATGCAGAGGTCTTTAGAGAAAAAGATTCTGTATTTGTAACCAAACGTGCATTGGCGATTACCCTTCAAGAAAACGATTCCATTTTTGTACATAGTGATACTTTGATGGTCACGGGAAAACCTGAAAAAAGAATTACACGAGGCTATTATAATGCTAAAATTTATAAATCCGATTTAAGCGGCAAAGCCGATTCAATTCACATGAATCAAGAAACTGGATTGACACAGTTAATTAATTTGGATAAAAACACAGCAAATGATCCGTTTTACAAAGTGCAGCATCCGATTTTATGGAATTTAAAAAACCAGATCACAGGCGATTCCATTCACTTAATTTCGAATTCTAAAACCGAATCCATAGACTCATTAAAAGTCTTTAATAATGCATTTATAATCAGTAAGGACAGTCTGGGAGATGGATATAATCAAATTTCAGGGCAAAAGTTATTTGGCTTATTTAAAAATAACAGTTTATCAACGATTGATATTATTAAAAATGCTGAAAGCATTTACTACCTCAGAAATGAAGACAATGAATTGGTTGGAATTGATAAATCAAAATCAGGTTCTATTAAAGTATGGATCACTGAAAATACGATTGACGAGATGCGTAAATACAATCAAATTGGAGGAAAAACGCATCCTGAAATTGAATTTCCAGAAAATGAAAAAATTCTTAAAGGATTTCATTGGCGTGATTCGGAGCGTCCCACTAGTGTAGAGGATTTGTTTAAAGACGATCCACCGCTCGTACTTCCCACAATAAAAGGGTTGGATGCCTATGTTCCTCAAAAGGAGTTTTTTGATCCAAAGTTGTTAGAACGTGTAAAAAAAGCACGTCCAAACCCGACAAAAAGTTTAGATACTACCGTAAAACCAAAAAATAAAGCGGCCAGAAAATTACCTAAAAAATTTCTAAACAAGCCAAAGAAATTAAAAAAACCAATCAAGAAAAATTGA
- a CDS encoding aspartate aminotransferase family protein: MTNDFFKHQAQTTPHPLAMEISYAVGSYIYDQNKTPYLDFVAGVSACSLGHRHPKVVAAIKKQLDTYMHVMVYGEYIQSPAVKLTKLLASHLPPKLEKTYLTNSGTEAIDGAMKLARRYTGRSEIISAKNAYHGNTMGALSVMGYEERKQPFRPLIPDIRFIEFNSLTDLSKITTKTAAVILETIQGGAGFIEPKNSYLTKVQEKCNAVGALLILDEIQPGIGRTGKLFGFENYNCVPDVVVTGKGLGGGMPIGAFTASEEMMNSLSDHPKLGHITTFGGHPVIAAAALATLEEITTSSLIPETLEKEALIRKHLQHPLIKEIRGKGLMLALMLDSSEIANKIVLQAKEDGLILFWLLYEPKAVRISPPLTISKEEIVKGCHIILNIINSI; encoded by the coding sequence ATTACAAACGATTTTTTTAAACACCAAGCACAGACAACGCCACATCCTTTAGCGATGGAAATTTCTTATGCGGTGGGGTCATATATTTATGACCAAAATAAAACACCATATTTAGATTTTGTAGCAGGCGTTTCTGCTTGTAGTTTGGGCCATCGACACCCGAAGGTTGTAGCGGCGATTAAAAAACAACTGGACACTTATATGCATGTGATGGTGTATGGAGAATACATCCAATCCCCTGCTGTAAAACTGACCAAATTACTCGCTTCGCATTTACCACCAAAACTAGAAAAAACATATTTGACCAACTCAGGTACGGAAGCAATTGACGGTGCCATGAAACTCGCACGACGCTATACGGGACGGTCTGAAATCATTTCTGCTAAAAACGCCTATCACGGAAATACCATGGGAGCTTTGAGTGTCATGGGCTATGAAGAACGAAAACAACCGTTCCGACCGCTAATTCCAGACATTAGATTTATAGAATTTAACAGCCTTACAGACCTTTCTAAAATCACCACAAAAACTGCGGCAGTCATCTTGGAAACAATCCAAGGAGGTGCTGGATTTATTGAGCCTAAAAACAGCTATTTAACCAAGGTTCAAGAAAAATGCAATGCCGTGGGTGCGTTGTTAATTTTAGATGAAATTCAACCGGGTATAGGACGCACAGGAAAACTCTTTGGTTTTGAAAACTACAACTGCGTTCCCGATGTTGTTGTGACCGGAAAAGGACTTGGTGGCGGCATGCCGATCGGTGCTTTCACAGCTTCGGAAGAAATGATGAACAGCTTATCTGACCATCCAAAGTTAGGACACATCACCACCTTTGGTGGCCATCCTGTTATTGCAGCAGCAGCCTTAGCAACTCTGGAAGAAATTACAACCAGCAGCTTAATTCCAGAAACCCTAGAAAAAGAAGCCTTGATCCGTAAACACCTCCAACATCCATTGATAAAAGAGATCAGAGGAAAAGGATTAATGTTGGCTTTGATGTTAGATTCATCAGAAATTGCAAATAAAATAGTCTTACAAGCAAAAGAGGATGGTTTGATTTTATTTTGGTTGCTCTATGAACCAAAAGCAGTTCGAATTTCACCCCCACTTACCATTTCCAAAGAAGAAATTGTAAAGGGTTGTCACATCATTCTGAACATTATAAATTCCATTTAA
- a CDS encoding tetratricopeptide repeat protein, with the protein MEFSQSEENEEVTLSKFESMLKTNSVFFFDSNEFENIIHHYLESGKIALAKKAIKLGLSQHPASLNLKLFQVEILIFENKLNEADRLLSPLFEIEPNNEELYIQKANIFSKKDQHEKAIQVFKEAIEIAEDSADLYSLIGMEYLFLDQYQEAKQNFKKCIELDLEDYSALYNIIYCFDFLDETTEAIEYLNSYLDKNPYSEVAWHQLGKQYVETKQLVKAVTAFDFAIISDDTFIGAYLEKAKVLEKLNRFEEAIENYKITIAIEDSTAYALIKIGYCYERLNHGDLALQHYYQAVEEDPALDKGWMRITKFFMAKKDYQKALFHINKAIDIDGDNAAYWLLYSTINERLSLLEEAERGYKRTLELGDCELSTWLSRGDILIKLGEYEAAKFNFVQALEYHPKSEELEFRLSGVCLKLNNMDAGYAHLLTGLHINLEHVFILEELFPEVYQRKAVLQLIENFKNTHQ; encoded by the coding sequence ATGGAGTTCAGTCAATCTGAAGAAAATGAAGAAGTAACCCTCTCAAAATTTGAGTCGATGTTAAAAACCAATAGCGTTTTTTTCTTTGATTCTAATGAATTTGAAAACATCATACACCACTATTTAGAAAGTGGTAAAATTGCACTTGCAAAGAAGGCAATCAAACTCGGGTTAAGTCAGCACCCTGCGTCTCTAAACTTAAAATTATTTCAAGTTGAAATTTTAATTTTTGAAAATAAATTAAATGAAGCGGACCGACTGCTCTCCCCCCTGTTTGAAATAGAGCCTAATAACGAAGAACTCTACATTCAAAAAGCGAATATATTTTCTAAAAAAGATCAGCACGAAAAAGCGATACAAGTCTTTAAAGAAGCCATTGAAATCGCAGAGGACAGTGCCGATCTCTATTCTTTAATTGGAATGGAATATTTGTTTTTAGATCAATATCAAGAAGCAAAACAAAATTTCAAGAAATGTATTGAACTGGATTTAGAAGATTATTCGGCGCTTTATAATATCATCTATTGTTTTGACTTTTTAGATGAAACCACGGAAGCGATTGAATACTTAAATAGCTACCTCGATAAAAACCCATACAGCGAAGTGGCATGGCACCAACTTGGCAAACAATACGTAGAAACCAAACAATTGGTAAAGGCCGTCACCGCCTTTGATTTTGCGATTATTTCAGATGACACCTTTATTGGTGCGTATCTTGAAAAAGCGAAAGTATTAGAGAAATTAAACCGTTTTGAGGAAGCGATTGAGAATTATAAAATCACCATCGCTATAGAAGATTCTACCGCCTATGCTCTCATCAAAATTGGGTATTGCTATGAGCGTTTGAATCACGGCGATTTAGCCCTTCAGCATTACTATCAAGCGGTGGAAGAAGACCCTGCCTTGGATAAAGGTTGGATGCGGATCACAAAGTTTTTCATGGCTAAAAAAGACTATCAAAAAGCCTTGTTTCACATCAATAAGGCCATTGATATTGATGGAGACAATGCCGCCTATTGGTTGTTGTACTCTACCATTAATGAACGCCTCTCTCTTTTGGAGGAAGCCGAACGTGGGTATAAAAGGACGCTCGAATTGGGCGACTGTGAACTAAGCACTTGGCTCTCTCGCGGAGACATTTTAATCAAACTTGGCGAATATGAAGCTGCAAAATTCAATTTTGTACAAGCTTTAGAATACCATCCCAAAAGTGAAGAATTAGAATTTCGACTTTCAGGCGTGTGTTTGAAACTCAACAATATGGATGCTGGCTATGCACACCTTCTCACAGGACTGCATATAAACTTAGAACACGTGTTTATTTTGGAAGAATTATTTCCAGAAGTCTATCAGCGCAAAGCCGTCCTTCAATTAATTGAGAATTTTAAAAATACGCATCAGTAA
- a CDS encoding DUF368 domain-containing protein, with product MKRSPLDYLIISLKGMAMGAADVVPGVSGGTIAFISGIYEELIGTLNNINFSLLKHLKTEGLKSTWKKANGPFLLALLSGVFVSIVSLAKGVEWFLEHHPILLWSFFFGLVLASIVYVGKQIKTTAKDFKLFLAMAIGAVVAYLITTINPSETSDTNLFLFFAGALAICAMILPGISGSFILVIIGAYSPVLEALNTLNIKKIVLFGAGAVVGLLSFSKLLKWLFEKYHRLTLAVITGFMIGSLNKIWPWKVALTFRTNSKGVKVPLNEESISPFNFNGEPQLLQAIGLMVFGILIILILEKISTKKNTLETT from the coding sequence ATGAAACGATCCCCACTAGATTACTTAATAATTTCACTCAAAGGAATGGCAATGGGTGCTGCAGATGTAGTTCCTGGCGTTTCTGGAGGTACCATCGCTTTCATCTCAGGGATTTACGAAGAACTGATTGGCACTTTAAATAATATCAATTTTTCTCTTTTAAAACATTTAAAAACAGAAGGCCTAAAAAGCACTTGGAAAAAAGCAAACGGCCCTTTTTTATTAGCACTTCTTTCAGGCGTGTTTGTGAGTATTGTTTCACTAGCCAAAGGCGTTGAATGGTTTTTGGAACACCACCCTATTTTACTTTGGTCGTTCTTTTTTGGATTGGTACTTGCGAGTATTGTCTATGTCGGAAAACAGATTAAAACTACTGCCAAGGACTTTAAATTATTTTTAGCGATGGCCATTGGAGCCGTGGTTGCTTACCTGATTACCACCATCAACCCCTCTGAAACTTCGGATACAAATCTGTTTTTGTTTTTTGCTGGAGCTTTAGCCATTTGCGCGATGATATTGCCCGGGATTTCAGGGTCATTTATTCTGGTAATCATTGGTGCTTACAGTCCCGTTCTGGAAGCGCTCAATACACTTAATATCAAAAAAATTGTTCTCTTTGGCGCTGGTGCTGTGGTTGGATTGTTGTCATTTTCAAAACTTCTAAAATGGTTGTTTGAAAAATACCACCGCTTGACATTGGCCGTCATCACTGGATTTATGATTGGATCTTTAAACAAAATATGGCCTTGGAAAGTGGCATTGACATTCAGAACCAATTCTAAAGGGGTGAAAGTTCCCTTGAACGAAGAAAGCATTTCCCCTTTTAATTTTAATGGAGAACCACAACTGTTACAAGCTATCGGACTGATGGTTTTTGGAATTTTAATCATTCTCATTTTAGAAAAAATAAGTACCAAAAAAAACACGCTTGAGACAACCTAA
- a CDS encoding DUF368 domain-containing protein, which produces MRQPNDHTNPFLLTLKGVIMGAANKVPGVSGGIVAFVMGFYEEFIYSLQKFNIKAGKLLFSGRFKSFYNYVNGRFLALLFSGMIISYFSVSKLLDYFIERHELYVWSVFFGMIVGSIYYIYKDFKSWNTKTIVMAFLGIIAGLSISFLNPATQNDNLWFVFLCGMISVTGMALPGFSGSFILILLGNYVLLLVDSVNVLFDTFVFIVSGDFSFMSDPQHLRLLKVLLVFTLGSVVGLVSLSHLLSYILKHYKFKTLALIMGFITGSLGVVWPWKEALYKQDALGNFTTDTNGEQIIENYQRYLPEMNTQTIYALLFIIFGAAIVLGLEWYGNKRKQHI; this is translated from the coding sequence TTGAGACAACCTAACGATCATACAAATCCGTTTTTACTGACCCTGAAAGGGGTCATTATGGGAGCTGCCAACAAAGTGCCCGGTGTATCTGGTGGGATTGTAGCATTTGTAATGGGCTTCTATGAAGAGTTTATTTATTCCTTGCAGAAATTCAATATCAAAGCAGGGAAATTACTTTTTAGTGGTCGGTTTAAAAGTTTTTACAATTATGTAAACGGGCGATTTTTAGCCTTACTATTTTCAGGGATGATCATTAGTTATTTTAGTGTTTCTAAACTGTTGGACTACTTCATTGAACGCCACGAACTCTATGTGTGGAGTGTGTTTTTTGGAATGATCGTCGGGTCGATTTATTATATTTATAAAGATTTTAAATCTTGGAATACCAAAACAATTGTGATGGCTTTCCTGGGAATCATTGCAGGATTAAGCATTAGTTTTTTAAATCCTGCAACGCAAAATGACAACCTTTGGTTTGTGTTTTTATGTGGAATGATTAGCGTGACAGGTATGGCATTACCAGGGTTTTCAGGGTCCTTTATCTTGATTTTATTAGGGAATTACGTCTTGTTATTAGTGGACTCTGTTAACGTTCTTTTTGATACGTTTGTGTTTATAGTTTCTGGAGATTTTAGCTTTATGTCAGACCCTCAACACCTGAGACTCTTGAAGGTTCTATTGGTTTTTACGCTTGGTTCGGTAGTAGGTTTGGTCAGTCTTTCGCATCTATTGAGCTACATTTTGAAACATTATAAATTTAAAACATTAGCCCTTATTATGGGATTTATCACGGGATCGCTTGGCGTTGTGTGGCCCTGGAAAGAAGCACTCTATAAACAAGATGCCTTAGGGAATTTCACAACAGATACAAATGGCGAACAAATCATTGAAAATTATCAACGGTATTTGCCTGAAATGAACACACAAACCATTTATGCCCTCTTATTTATAATTTTTGGAGCAGCCATTGTTCTGGGATTGGAATGGTATGGAAACAAACGCAAACAGCATATATGA
- a CDS encoding shikimate dehydrogenase family protein: MKNFGLLGKNIDYSFSRGYFKDKFETNKLDCTYNNFDLEAIEDFESLKTTETQLSGLNVTIPYKQVVLPYLDAIDSEAQEIGAVNTIKIENGRLTGYNTDHFGFENSLKPHLKSHHKRALILGTGGASKAVAFALKKLGIHFEYVSRTPSSSVKYSYESLAIEGIENYQIIINCTPLGTFPDVHKCPTIPYEHITSNHLLFDLIYNPEETLFLKHGNTKNATTLNGLEMLRLQAEKSWEIWNS, translated from the coding sequence ATGAAAAATTTTGGATTGCTTGGTAAAAATATTGACTACTCTTTTTCAAGAGGATATTTTAAAGATAAATTTGAAACCAACAAATTAGACTGCACTTATAACAACTTTGACTTAGAGGCAATCGAAGATTTTGAATCCTTAAAAACTACTGAAACACAGCTTTCAGGGCTTAATGTTACGATTCCTTACAAACAAGTGGTACTTCCCTATTTAGACGCCATTGATTCAGAAGCACAAGAAATTGGTGCGGTGAATACCATCAAAATAGAAAACGGAAGATTAACAGGTTATAATACCGATCATTTTGGATTTGAAAACAGTTTAAAACCCCATCTCAAATCTCATCACAAAAGGGCTTTGATTTTAGGAACTGGAGGTGCCTCAAAAGCGGTCGCTTTTGCTTTGAAAAAACTGGGTATTCATTTTGAGTATGTATCAAGAACACCATCGTCAAGTGTTAAATACTCCTATGAATCCTTAGCAATCGAAGGAATTGAGAACTACCAAATTATCATCAACTGCACCCCTTTAGGAACATTTCCTGATGTACATAAATGCCCAACTATCCCTTATGAACACATCACTTCAAACCATTTACTGTTTGATTTGATTTATAATCCTGAGGAAACTTTATTTCTAAAACACGGAAATACAAAGAATGCTACGACTCTCAACGGACTCGAAATGCTGCGTTTGCAAGCAGAGAAATCGTGGGAGATATGGAATTCATAA
- a CDS encoding DUF349 domain-containing protein: MSEHDNLQDADGDNLNATPQEHSSTENPTTSEDTPTEEVTSSEAPTEESTETPEKAVEPTSSLEKDTSDVTPKEEDTTSEASTKDAEEETHEEVVEPTSSVEKNTSEEAPKQEDGDGKTAEVSTEETEETHEDVVEEKKSAVDYETLSLEDLIAEFETLLKSESIHSVRNNINEVKNNFNAKFAVLISEKKEAFLAEGGNAIDFEFISPLKKQFNELSKTFREKHQSFQKNRTQQLNQNLEIRLQIIEEIKGLINVEGDINSAYKTFKNLQERWRNTGQIPSSENNNTWNNYRHHVEIFYGFLHLNRDLRDLDFKHNLEQKQKIIISTEELANETDLNRAFRELQALHKIWKEELGPVAKEYKDELWDRFSAATKVINDKRQDYYNQLEEKFEENLKIKNEIIVQINAISEKTINSHKDWQANIKKIEVLREAFFKTGKVPSKVNEKTWSGFKDAVRTFNKNKNNYYKTLKKVQSENYKKKLELVDIAEQNKDSEDLETTLVLMKNIQNTWKTIGHIPRKDSDKLWKRFRGACNAFFDRYHEQKNNGSEEEVTAFEQKNSLLESLKAFELSEDKDKNLEALNDFSSQWKKLGHVVQSKRFIDGKFFKTLDGLYSKLGLDKEAMDDLKYTLKLETLSQDQKLFNNEVIFIRKKMDEIKSEINQLENNLQFFSNVKDDNPLVKEVHKNIDKHKAALQTWNVKYSKIKKMIQQ, encoded by the coding sequence ATGTCAGAGCACGATAACCTGCAAGATGCAGATGGAGATAACCTAAACGCCACTCCCCAAGAACACAGTTCAACAGAGAACCCTACAACTTCTGAGGACACTCCTACAGAAGAAGTCACAAGTTCCGAAGCACCTACGGAGGAATCCACAGAAACACCTGAAAAGGCAGTGGAACCCACAAGTTCATTAGAGAAAGATACTTCTGATGTAACGCCTAAGGAAGAAGATACAACTTCTGAAGCTTCTACTAAGGATGCAGAAGAAGAAACACATGAAGAAGTGGTAGAACCCACAAGTTCAGTAGAAAAAAATACTTCTGAAGAAGCGCCTAAGCAAGAAGATGGTGATGGTAAAACTGCCGAAGTTTCTACTGAGGAGACAGAAGAAACACATGAAGATGTAGTTGAAGAAAAAAAATCTGCAGTTGATTATGAAACACTTTCGTTAGAAGATTTAATAGCAGAATTTGAAACGCTGTTGAAATCAGAGAGTATTCACAGTGTTCGCAATAACATAAACGAAGTCAAAAATAATTTTAATGCTAAGTTCGCCGTTTTAATTTCAGAAAAGAAAGAAGCCTTTTTGGCAGAAGGTGGGAATGCGATTGATTTCGAATTCATCAGCCCTTTAAAAAAGCAATTCAACGAATTGTCGAAAACATTTAGAGAAAAACACCAGTCCTTTCAAAAAAACAGAACGCAACAGCTCAACCAAAACCTTGAAATTCGCTTACAAATTATTGAAGAAATTAAAGGTTTAATCAATGTTGAAGGCGATATAAACTCGGCCTACAAAACCTTTAAAAATTTACAAGAGCGTTGGAGAAATACCGGACAGATTCCTTCAAGTGAAAACAATAATACATGGAACAATTACCGTCACCATGTAGAGATTTTTTATGGATTTTTACACCTCAATAGAGATCTTAGAGATTTAGATTTTAAGCATAATTTAGAACAAAAGCAGAAAATCATCATAAGTACTGAGGAATTGGCAAATGAAACCGATTTAAACAGAGCGTTTAGAGAGCTTCAGGCACTTCACAAAATTTGGAAAGAAGAGTTAGGTCCTGTTGCCAAAGAATATAAAGATGAGCTTTGGGACCGATTTAGTGCTGCGACAAAAGTAATTAATGACAAGCGTCAGGATTATTACAATCAACTGGAAGAAAAATTTGAAGAAAATCTTAAAATTAAAAATGAGATCATTGTTCAAATTAATGCGATCTCTGAAAAAACCATCAATTCTCACAAGGATTGGCAGGCAAATATCAAAAAAATTGAAGTACTTAGAGAAGCCTTTTTCAAGACAGGAAAAGTCCCTTCTAAGGTCAATGAGAAAACGTGGTCTGGATTTAAGGATGCCGTGAGAACCTTTAATAAGAATAAAAATAATTACTATAAAACCTTAAAGAAAGTCCAGTCCGAAAACTACAAGAAAAAATTAGAATTGGTCGATATTGCTGAGCAAAACAAAGATAGTGAAGACCTAGAAACGACCTTGGTTTTGATGAAAAATATTCAAAACACATGGAAAACGATCGGACACATTCCACGCAAAGACAGTGATAAGTTATGGAAACGATTTAGAGGCGCATGTAACGCCTTTTTTGACCGTTACCACGAACAAAAAAATAATGGCTCTGAAGAAGAAGTTACTGCCTTTGAGCAAAAAAATAGCCTGTTAGAATCGCTTAAAGCATTTGAATTAAGTGAAGATAAAGACAAAAACTTAGAAGCCTTAAATGACTTTTCTAGTCAATGGAAAAAACTTGGGCATGTGGTTCAAAGCAAACGTTTTATTGATGGGAAATTCTTTAAAACATTGGACGGTTTATATTCTAAATTAGGTTTGGACAAAGAAGCGATGGACGACCTAAAATACACGCTTAAATTAGAGACTTTATCGCAAGATCAGAAATTGTTTAATAACGAGGTCATTTTCATTAGAAAAAAGATGGATGAGATCAAAAGTGAAATCAATCAGTTGGAAAACAACCTTCAATTTTTCTCTAATGTAAAAGATGACAATCCACTTGTTAAAGAGGTTCACAAAAACATTGACAAGCATAAAGCTGCTTTACAAACTTGGAACGTAAAATATTCTAAAATCAAAAAAATGATACAGCAGTAG
- the mazG gene encoding nucleoside triphosphate pyrophosphohydrolase, which yields MTNRADQLQAFDRLLTIMDELRERCPWDQKQTMETLRHLTIEETYELGDAILDKDLTEVKNELGDLLLHIVFYAKIGSETKDFDISDVINSICEKLIHRHPHIYSDVVVKDEAEVKQNWENLKLKEGKTSVLQGVPKSLPALVKASRIQEKVAGVGFDWEHPDQVWEKVEEELGELKTEIDNKNQDAIEDEFGDVLFSLINYARFLDINPENALERTNKKFIKRFQYLETKAKSLQKSLSDMTLAEMDVYWEEAKKL from the coding sequence ATGACCAATAGAGCTGACCAATTACAAGCATTTGACCGTTTGTTAACCATCATGGACGAACTTCGTGAACGATGTCCTTGGGATCAAAAACAAACCATGGAAACTCTTCGACATCTCACTATCGAAGAAACCTATGAATTAGGCGATGCGATATTGGACAAGGATTTAACAGAAGTTAAAAACGAACTTGGCGATCTTTTACTCCACATAGTATTCTATGCTAAAATTGGAAGTGAAACAAAAGATTTTGATATTTCGGATGTCATTAATAGCATCTGCGAAAAACTAATTCACCGGCATCCCCATATTTACAGTGATGTGGTAGTCAAGGATGAAGCTGAAGTCAAGCAAAACTGGGAAAACTTAAAGCTAAAAGAAGGCAAAACGAGTGTGCTTCAAGGGGTTCCAAAAAGCTTGCCCGCTTTGGTCAAAGCCAGTCGTATCCAAGAAAAAGTGGCCGGAGTTGGATTTGATTGGGAACATCCTGATCAGGTGTGGGAAAAAGTAGAGGAGGAGCTTGGGGAGTTGAAAACTGAAATTGATAATAAAAACCAAGATGCTATTGAAGATGAATTTGGAGATGTTTTATTTTCATTGATCAATTATGCACGCTTTCTCGATATCAACCCAGAAAATGCGCTAGAGCGCACCAATAAGAAATTCATCAAACGCTTTCAGTATTTAGAAACTAAAGCCAAATCTCTGCAAAAATCACTTTCGGATATGACGCTTGCAGAGATGGATGTGTATTGGGAAGAAGCCAAAAAATTGTAG